A genome region from Euphorbia lathyris chromosome 4, ddEupLath1.1, whole genome shotgun sequence includes the following:
- the LOC136226983 gene encoding protein SIEL isoform X1, translating to MLQQELWSSWEQSLNADKPLSLQSLVSIRSLIVNPHTSNSTVCSILETLTRFLNQTTDPLTRHHTVKLLTDLASCHPLIFHSVPLATESIADGDPNIITELDDSLFVSMCFGASVSERLRLLRNAEKLGVQPCVLLTVFLGFTKDPYPYVRKEALDGLVGLCRYGVFQDRSLIEGCYYRGVELLKDAEDCVRSAAVRLVSELGQIIIATSEEEDKRDWSNTVFIQLCSMVRDMSLMVRVEAFNSLGKIKMVSEDILLQTLSKKVLSIMKEKKPYHLHIAKRVEILASNAAGAFVHGLEDEYYEVRQSACYSLRNLIILSAEFADRALNILMDILNDNSLVVRLEALDTLHLMATSEYLNVKEIHMHMFVGSLVDNHVLIRSSARKIFKLARLPYLEFFRLCVDGLLENLEKYPQDEVDIFSVLFHMGRSHGNFAANIIDEVSQEIEPVSDGNLGLDGARVAAYLVLSISVPLSCDKAGQSIPPRLFSYAVILLGRISSALGDIMDQNTLLAYLIQCSRSSSPHRRLEVDGEELSLHEGYADVSTDAGRDGSNHSATPLNLAGNETSEIQSMMLYESSDVGKSQGERQAEEHNQMKESMNCILAKVKDIWLLVQSRCMDEALKILRVCEEELEMLSSSSSPESFSALAFTKEYLKVIKLLAKIWGQIVWKVRTRKTGELEFLFQKLERTLRKIRCQFIRFSKEEELYVLELSLVAHILRLWKVEYCCCYFATLKKLSTTIAHIEFVHEETSTEVSNFLMEVKKTLQEAAANYSVGGSHFIKLVNDYALKEFRMMRGELMRHIYAALDVLDNDSEHPIPFISGLPVAIPLEITLHNVLSETRLWLRMAMNEEELIQFVFLDNVNILGGAYDDAMKFNFVAPFYQTKAASSITLTVSIGMECMFEDIHLHRRSYGGPNRPLVYLCPDIQVYLCA from the exons ATGTTGCAGCAGGAGTTGTGGAGCTCGTGGGAACAGTCCCTTAACGCCGATAAGCCTCTCTCTCTGCAATCCTTAGTTTCCATTAGATCTCTCATTGTTAATCCTCACACTTCCAATTCCACAGTCTGTTCAATCCTTGAAACCCTAACTCGCTTTCTCAACCAAACCACTGATCCGCTAACTCGTCACCACACTGTCAAGCTACTCACTGACCTCGCCTCATGCCATCCTCTGATATTCCACTCTGTACCACTAGCTACTGAGTCAATCGCCGACGGGGATCCAAACATAATTACCGAGCTGGATGATAGCCTATTCGTATCGATGTGTTTTGGTGCCTCGGTTTCCGAACGGCTGCGGCTTCTTAGGAACGCCGAGAAATTAGGTGTTCAGCCGTGTGTCTTGTTGACTGTGTTTTTGGGGTTCACTAAAGATCCTTATCCTTATGTCAGGAAAGAGGCGTTGGATGGATTGGTTGGCCTGTGCAGGTATGGAGTCTTTCAGGATAGGAGTCTGATTGAAGGATGCTATTACCGTGGTGTTGAGCTTCTAAAAGATGCGGAAGATTGTGTACGTTCTGCTGCAGTTCGCCTG GTTAGTGAATTGGGTCAAATTATTATAGCTACCAGTGAAGAGGAAGATAAAAGAGATTGGTCGAATACTGTGTTCATCCAG CTTTGTTCTATGGTAAGAGATATGAGTCTTATGGTCAGGGTTGAAGCTTTTAATTCCCTTGGGAAGATAAAAATGGTATCTGAGGACATTTTGTTACAAACCCTATCTAAGAAGGTCTTGTCAATCATGAAAGAGAAGAAACCTTACCATCTACACATAGCAAAAAGGGTTGAAATTTTGGCGTCAAATGCTGCTGGAGCTTTTGTACATGGTCTGGAGGACGAATACTATGAG GTGAGACAATCTGCCTGTTACTCATTGCGTAATCTCATTATCCTTTCTGCTGAGTTTGCTGATCGGGCCTTAAACATCTTGATGGACATTCTGAATGATAATTCACTGGTTGTCAGGTTAGAAGCTCTTGATACATTGCATCTCATGGCAACCTCTGAGTATCTGAATGTGAAAGAGATACACATGCATATG TTCGTTGGCAGTTTAGTTGACAATCACGTTCTGATAAGGTCTTCTGCTAGAAAAATTTTCAAATTAGCGAGGCTTCCGTATTTGGAATTCTTTAGACTATGTGTTGATGGTCTACTTGAAAATTTGGAGAAGTATCCTCAG GATGAAGTTGATATCTTCTCTGTTTTGTTTCATATGGGCCGAAGCCATGGAAACTTTGCAGCCAATATTATTGATGAAGTTTCACAAGAG ATAGAGCCAGTCTCCGATGGAAATTTGGGCCTGGATGGTGCTAGAGTAGCTGCTTATCTTGTACTTTCCATCTCAGTGCCACTCTCATGTGATAAGGCAGGTCAAAGTATTCCACCTAGATTATTCTCTTATGCGGTTATATTACTAGGACGGATCTCTTCTGCTCTGGGTGACATTATGGACCAAAATACCCTTTTGGCATATTTAATTCAGTGCAGTAGATCCTCTTCTCCCCATCGCCGCTTGGAAGTTGATGGGGAAGAGTTATCTCTGCATGAAGGTTATGCTGATGTATCAACCGATGCTGGCAGAGATGGAAGTAACCATTCTGCAACACCCTTGAATCTGGCAGGGAATGAAACTTCTGAAATTCAGTCTATGATGTTATATGAATCTAGTGATGTAGGGAAATCGCAAGGGGAACGTCAGGCTGAAGAGCATAATCAGATGAAGGAATCTATGAATTGTATCCTTGCGAAGGTGAAAGATATATGGTTGTTGGTGCAGTCAAGATGCATGGATGAGGCATTGAAGATTTTGAG GGTTTGCGAGGAAGAATTGGAAAtgttatcttcttcttcatcaccTGAATCATTTAGTGCATTGGCATTTACTAAAGAGTACCTCAAGGTGATTAAACTGCTTGCTAAGATATGGGGGCAGATCGTGTGGAAAGTCCGGACACGTAAAACTGGAGAATTGGAGTTTCTCTTCCAGAAATTAGAAAGGACACTCAGAAAGATAAGGTGTCAATTCATAAGGTTTTCTAAAGAAGAGGAGTTATACGTGTTAGAGCTTTCGCTTGTGGCACACATATTAAGGTTGTGGAAAGTAGAATATTGCTGCTGCTACTTTGCCACTTTGAAAAAGCTGTCTACTACAATTGCACACATTGAATTTGTTCACGAGGAAACATCTACCGAAGTTTCCAATTTCTTAATGGAAGTTAAGAAAACACTGCAGGAGGCGGCGGCTAACTATTCAGTAGGAGGCAGTCATTTCATAAAGTTGGTAAATGACTATGCCCTGAAGGAATTCAGGATGATGAGAGGGGAACTGATGAGGCATATTTATGCAGCACTGGATGTTCTTGATAACGATTCTGAACACCCTATTCCTTTTATCTCCGGACTACCTGTGGCTATACCTTTAGAGATCACCTTGCATAATGTTTTGAGTGAGACTAGGTTGTGGCTGAGGATGGCAATGAATGAAGAAGAGTTGATTCAATTTGTCTTTCTAGATAACGTAAACATCCTCGGAGGAGCTTACGATGATGCCATGAAATTTAACTTCGTTGCACCCTTTTACCAAACAAAAGCAGCTTCTTCTATCACATTAACTGTTAGTATAGGAATGGAATGTATGTTTGAGGACATTCATTTACATCGAAGAAGCTATGGAGGTCCTAATCGGCCATTAGTGTATCTTTGTCCTGACATTCAAGTTTATCTTTGTGCATGA
- the LOC136226983 gene encoding protein SIEL isoform X2 yields the protein MLQQELWSSWEQSLNADKPLSLQSLVSIRSLIVNPHTSNSTVCSILETLTRFLNQTTDPLTRHHTVKLLTDLASCHPLIFHSVPLATESIADGDPNIITELDDSLFVSMCFGASVSERLRLLRNAEKLGVQPCVLLTVFLGFTKDPYPYVRKEALDGLVGLCRYGVFQDRSLIEGCYYRGVELLKDAEDCVRSAAVRLVSELGQIIIATSEEEDKRDWSNTVFIQLCSMVRDMSLMVRVEAFNSLGKIKMVSEDILLQTLSKKVLSIMKEKKPYHLHIAKRVEILASNAAGAFVHGLEDEYYEFVGSLVDNHVLIRSSARKIFKLARLPYLEFFRLCVDGLLENLEKYPQDEVDIFSVLFHMGRSHGNFAANIIDEVSQEIEPVSDGNLGLDGARVAAYLVLSISVPLSCDKAGQSIPPRLFSYAVILLGRISSALGDIMDQNTLLAYLIQCSRSSSPHRRLEVDGEELSLHEGYADVSTDAGRDGSNHSATPLNLAGNETSEIQSMMLYESSDVGKSQGERQAEEHNQMKESMNCILAKVKDIWLLVQSRCMDEALKILRVCEEELEMLSSSSSPESFSALAFTKEYLKVIKLLAKIWGQIVWKVRTRKTGELEFLFQKLERTLRKIRCQFIRFSKEEELYVLELSLVAHILRLWKVEYCCCYFATLKKLSTTIAHIEFVHEETSTEVSNFLMEVKKTLQEAAANYSVGGSHFIKLVNDYALKEFRMMRGELMRHIYAALDVLDNDSEHPIPFISGLPVAIPLEITLHNVLSETRLWLRMAMNEEELIQFVFLDNVNILGGAYDDAMKFNFVAPFYQTKAASSITLTVSIGMECMFEDIHLHRRSYGGPNRPLVYLCPDIQVYLCA from the exons ATGTTGCAGCAGGAGTTGTGGAGCTCGTGGGAACAGTCCCTTAACGCCGATAAGCCTCTCTCTCTGCAATCCTTAGTTTCCATTAGATCTCTCATTGTTAATCCTCACACTTCCAATTCCACAGTCTGTTCAATCCTTGAAACCCTAACTCGCTTTCTCAACCAAACCACTGATCCGCTAACTCGTCACCACACTGTCAAGCTACTCACTGACCTCGCCTCATGCCATCCTCTGATATTCCACTCTGTACCACTAGCTACTGAGTCAATCGCCGACGGGGATCCAAACATAATTACCGAGCTGGATGATAGCCTATTCGTATCGATGTGTTTTGGTGCCTCGGTTTCCGAACGGCTGCGGCTTCTTAGGAACGCCGAGAAATTAGGTGTTCAGCCGTGTGTCTTGTTGACTGTGTTTTTGGGGTTCACTAAAGATCCTTATCCTTATGTCAGGAAAGAGGCGTTGGATGGATTGGTTGGCCTGTGCAGGTATGGAGTCTTTCAGGATAGGAGTCTGATTGAAGGATGCTATTACCGTGGTGTTGAGCTTCTAAAAGATGCGGAAGATTGTGTACGTTCTGCTGCAGTTCGCCTG GTTAGTGAATTGGGTCAAATTATTATAGCTACCAGTGAAGAGGAAGATAAAAGAGATTGGTCGAATACTGTGTTCATCCAG CTTTGTTCTATGGTAAGAGATATGAGTCTTATGGTCAGGGTTGAAGCTTTTAATTCCCTTGGGAAGATAAAAATGGTATCTGAGGACATTTTGTTACAAACCCTATCTAAGAAGGTCTTGTCAATCATGAAAGAGAAGAAACCTTACCATCTACACATAGCAAAAAGGGTTGAAATTTTGGCGTCAAATGCTGCTGGAGCTTTTGTACATGGTCTGGAGGACGAATACTATGAG TTCGTTGGCAGTTTAGTTGACAATCACGTTCTGATAAGGTCTTCTGCTAGAAAAATTTTCAAATTAGCGAGGCTTCCGTATTTGGAATTCTTTAGACTATGTGTTGATGGTCTACTTGAAAATTTGGAGAAGTATCCTCAG GATGAAGTTGATATCTTCTCTGTTTTGTTTCATATGGGCCGAAGCCATGGAAACTTTGCAGCCAATATTATTGATGAAGTTTCACAAGAG ATAGAGCCAGTCTCCGATGGAAATTTGGGCCTGGATGGTGCTAGAGTAGCTGCTTATCTTGTACTTTCCATCTCAGTGCCACTCTCATGTGATAAGGCAGGTCAAAGTATTCCACCTAGATTATTCTCTTATGCGGTTATATTACTAGGACGGATCTCTTCTGCTCTGGGTGACATTATGGACCAAAATACCCTTTTGGCATATTTAATTCAGTGCAGTAGATCCTCTTCTCCCCATCGCCGCTTGGAAGTTGATGGGGAAGAGTTATCTCTGCATGAAGGTTATGCTGATGTATCAACCGATGCTGGCAGAGATGGAAGTAACCATTCTGCAACACCCTTGAATCTGGCAGGGAATGAAACTTCTGAAATTCAGTCTATGATGTTATATGAATCTAGTGATGTAGGGAAATCGCAAGGGGAACGTCAGGCTGAAGAGCATAATCAGATGAAGGAATCTATGAATTGTATCCTTGCGAAGGTGAAAGATATATGGTTGTTGGTGCAGTCAAGATGCATGGATGAGGCATTGAAGATTTTGAG GGTTTGCGAGGAAGAATTGGAAAtgttatcttcttcttcatcaccTGAATCATTTAGTGCATTGGCATTTACTAAAGAGTACCTCAAGGTGATTAAACTGCTTGCTAAGATATGGGGGCAGATCGTGTGGAAAGTCCGGACACGTAAAACTGGAGAATTGGAGTTTCTCTTCCAGAAATTAGAAAGGACACTCAGAAAGATAAGGTGTCAATTCATAAGGTTTTCTAAAGAAGAGGAGTTATACGTGTTAGAGCTTTCGCTTGTGGCACACATATTAAGGTTGTGGAAAGTAGAATATTGCTGCTGCTACTTTGCCACTTTGAAAAAGCTGTCTACTACAATTGCACACATTGAATTTGTTCACGAGGAAACATCTACCGAAGTTTCCAATTTCTTAATGGAAGTTAAGAAAACACTGCAGGAGGCGGCGGCTAACTATTCAGTAGGAGGCAGTCATTTCATAAAGTTGGTAAATGACTATGCCCTGAAGGAATTCAGGATGATGAGAGGGGAACTGATGAGGCATATTTATGCAGCACTGGATGTTCTTGATAACGATTCTGAACACCCTATTCCTTTTATCTCCGGACTACCTGTGGCTATACCTTTAGAGATCACCTTGCATAATGTTTTGAGTGAGACTAGGTTGTGGCTGAGGATGGCAATGAATGAAGAAGAGTTGATTCAATTTGTCTTTCTAGATAACGTAAACATCCTCGGAGGAGCTTACGATGATGCCATGAAATTTAACTTCGTTGCACCCTTTTACCAAACAAAAGCAGCTTCTTCTATCACATTAACTGTTAGTATAGGAATGGAATGTATGTTTGAGGACATTCATTTACATCGAAGAAGCTATGGAGGTCCTAATCGGCCATTAGTGTATCTTTGTCCTGACATTCAAGTTTATCTTTGTGCATGA